Proteins encoded in a region of the Stieleria neptunia genome:
- a CDS encoding Uma2 family endonuclease → MSSSTPPSPSSDAAPAWELARLFPLQGQWREEDYFRLPTDRLVELSEGCLEVLPLPTWMHQMIVDFVAGLMRSASAAVGDDARVLQAPLPVTLFAGTIREPDLLYLTPPCFPRSPTSYPDRLDIAVEVVSEGAEARHRDYVAKRSDYARGGVQEYWIIDPFDRTVTVLRLNGDAYDEVGIFRSGETARGSFLPTFELPVDQVMRLADEVV, encoded by the coding sequence ATGTCCTCGTCGACACCACCCTCGCCGTCTTCTGACGCAGCCCCTGCTTGGGAACTAGCGAGATTGTTCCCGCTGCAGGGGCAATGGAGAGAGGAAGATTATTTTCGACTTCCGACCGACCGCTTGGTGGAATTATCCGAAGGCTGCCTGGAGGTGTTGCCGCTGCCGACATGGATGCATCAAATGATCGTGGATTTCGTCGCCGGATTGATGCGATCGGCGAGCGCTGCGGTCGGCGATGATGCGCGAGTCTTACAGGCACCGCTGCCGGTGACGCTGTTTGCCGGTACGATTCGTGAACCCGATCTCTTGTACCTGACGCCCCCCTGCTTCCCCCGTTCACCGACGTCTTATCCCGATCGATTAGACATCGCCGTGGAGGTGGTCAGTGAAGGTGCCGAAGCGAGGCATCGCGACTATGTCGCCAAACGCTCGGACTACGCCCGAGGCGGAGTCCAGGAGTATTGGATCATCGACCCTTTCGATCGGACCGTGACCGTGTTGAGACTTAACGGTGACGCCTACGACGAAGTCGGAATTTTTCGATCCGGTGAAACCGCACGCGGATCGTTCTTGCCCACGTTCGAGTTGCCCGTGGACCAAGTGATGCGGTTGGCGGACGAAGTGGTCTGA